The Triticum aestivum cultivar Chinese Spring chromosome 3A, IWGSC CS RefSeq v2.1, whole genome shotgun sequence genome includes a region encoding these proteins:
- the LOC123058141 gene encoding non-specific lipid-transfer protein 1 codes for MGIQASRALAALLLAALAAATLRGASAVVQCGQVTQLMAPCMPYLSGAPGMTPYGICCNSLGVLNQLAASTADRVAACNCVKAAASGGFPAVDFSRAAALPAACGLAINFAVTPNMDCNQVTDEP; via the exons ATGGGCATCCAGGCGAGCCGCGCCCTCGCCGCGCTCCTCCTGGCGGCGCTGGCCGCCGCGACCCTGCGGGGAGCCTCGGCGGTGGTGCAGTGCGGCCAGGTGACCCAGCTGATGGCGCCCTGCATGCCGTACCTCAGCGGCGCCCCCGGGATGACGCCCTACGGCATCTGCTGCAACAGCCTCGGGGTGCTCAACCAACTCGCCGCCAGCACCGCCGACCGCGTGGCCGCCTGCAACTGCGTCAAGGCGGCCGCCAGCGGCGGGTTCCCGGCCGTTGACTTCAGCCGCGCCGCGGCGCTCCCCGCCGCCTGCGGGCTCGCCATCAACTTCGCCGTCACCCCCAACATGGACTGCAACCA GGTTACGGATGAACCCTGA